A portion of the Glycine max cultivar Williams 82 chromosome 10, Glycine_max_v4.0, whole genome shotgun sequence genome contains these proteins:
- the LOC100785763 gene encoding CRIB domain-containing protein RIC3: protein MSSGAVKGPVKGQMKGLLKGLRYISQIFDEEDEKEIQIGFPTDVKHLAHIGAENAKASQPSWLSEFKELSEGGTVTKGTSEGDASGIVEDDANSKGEGSRRSRKSRPRSTESQSSMTPDICKPSRRHHSESSRRMSRHSSEEEKTSKPTHRRKSKTSEEKDEKEGSSRRAPRSRRQPKGDSLTDFSFSDSGPSGPN, encoded by the exons ATGTCGTCAGGCGCGGTGAAAGGCCCGGTGAAAGGCCAAATGAAAGGCCTCCTCAAAGGACTTAGATACATATCCCAAATATTTG ACGAGGAGGATGAAAAGGAGATACAAATCGGGTTTCCAACAGACGTAAAGCACTTGGCACACATTGGAGCTGAAAATGCCAAAGCAAGTCAACCAAGCTGG TTGAGCGAGTTCAAGGAATTATCAGAAGGTGGAACAGTGACGAAGGGCACATCTGAAGGTGATGCATCAGGTATTGTAGAAGATGATGCTAATAGCAAAGGTGAAGGTAGCAGGCGAAGCCGAAAGTCAAGGCCTCGTTCTACAGAGAGCCAGTCCTCGATGACTCCAGACATCTGCAAGCCGAGCCGACGACACCACTCGGAATCTTCTAGAAGGATGAGTCGTCACTCGTCGGAAGAAGAGAAAACATCAAAACCTACGCATCGCAGGAAGAGCAAGACGTCCGAGGAAAAAGACGAGAAAGAAGGTTCCTCCAGGAGGGCTCCCAGATCTCGAAGACAGCCCAAGGGAGATTCCTTAACTGATTTCTCCTTCTCAGATTCTGGGCCTAGTGGGCCCAACTAG